AGGTTTCAGCTTGATGCCTGACCCGCGCAGAGGAGAGTTGAGCCAGAAGTCCGCCGCACTTTGCTTCGGCTTCGCCCGCTCAAGCCACTGTTTCTTCGACACGATCACGACGGCGTCCTTGCCGCTCTTGGTGACCTCCTGCGGACCCTCGGTCATGGCCTTCTCGATGACTTCACTGAACTGCGCCTTAGCCTGTGCTACTCCCCATGTACCCATAGATATTTGCCTCCGCATGACCATTCTAGTCAGAATGACCACAATAGTCATTTCATGCCAGATAAATGTCCAGCATGTGGGCACCGGAACCTTCCACGATAAAGGCAAGCTGCGCTGATGATCCGGCGGCTTGGATCCTGGAGCTTTGCTCTTCGCCATCCACCAGAGTCTGCTTTGCTACCATGCCCGGCGGCAGCGGAATCGTTATCTCGAAACGCTTCGCCGAGCCGGTAAAGGCAAACTCTATCCGCTTCGTCGCAGGATCAAAGCGATACCGATAATGCGCGTAGCCGCGCGAAGCCGGATAGCGGACAGAGACGGTTGCGGTGCTTACACCTGAAGAGAGCCAACGCGGCGTTAGCTCTACACGGCTAAACGCTGCTCCCTGGTCCTGCACGCCGGCCAAGCCTTCAATGAGCGCTGCCGTTAGAGCAGCTGCCCCCCAGTTGTTGGGCATGCCAAACGAGACATCATTCCACGGAGGCAGATACATCGCCGCATCGGAGAGCGTGAGGCCCAGCACCATCCACTTGGCGTCCGTCTCTAGGCAATCGAGATCGATGGAAGCAATCGTCTTCTCCGGATGGGGATGCGAGAAGCCCGCAACATACACGCCAACGTTCCCAAACTTCTGGTTGGCTCCGCGCCACGCAACCTGTAGCCGGTCTGGACTCGTCGGCCCGGAGCGATAGTCAAACTCCCCGTCTGCCGGTCCCCACCAATGACCTATGTTGACTCCCGCCCTGATGTACTCAGTAGAGGTGCTGCCGTCGGCATAGCGAACGGTGAGACTGCCCACAAGATCGTCGCCACCCTTGGTATGCAGCAGGTAGAAGCTTCGAGCGCTCGCGTGAACCGGGATGCTCACATGCCGCGCGAATCCTTCTGCGCTTGAGATGGCGATACACGCACGCTGCGCGTTGGCCGCTGGGTCGATCAGGTCGAAAGGCACACCTCGGAAGCTCTGCCTTCCATGCGGTACAGCGCGAAGGTCATTCTCCGGCTCACCCATCCAACCCACCACGCCAGGCCTTCCGGCTCCTGTATCGGCGTTCGCAAGATCGCGCAGATTCACTTCAGCGAACGTTCGAGCAGGCGGCTCCGTCGCCTTACCTCGCAGTATCGCGGGAACAAAGCCATTGTGCGCCCGGGCCATGACCGCATAGCGATGCAGGATATCTACCCCATAGCTCTCAAACCCATGTTCGAACGCGCCCAGGGCGAGCTCCCCCGCAACACAGGACATCACGCCGCCATTCATGTACTCCCACTTCGCATTCTCACTCTCGAAGCCACGTTCGAACGGCGGATAGATGGAGTAGAACTCACCCGGCGAAGTCGAAGGCATCTCCTGCCGAATCCGCTGATAGGTCCGCACGATGGCCGAACATCTCTCGTCGCTCACACCGTAGTTCAGGCTGTATGCGTTCGAAAGCGAGATCTGGCGCGCAAGATCCACTCCGAGATCGAGCTTCAGCGCCGCATCTTCCGAAGTCCAGTGAGTAAAGAACTCGCCGTTCCAGCAAAGCGCGTTCACGCGCTCTTCGATCTGGTCGGCCAGCGCGTTCATCCCTGCAACTTCACTCTCGCGACCGGCCGCATGCAGCATCTCCGCTAGTTTTCGCAGCGAGCTGACGAGGTGCGTGTTGTCGCCAAAGAAGATCCCGAAGTGCGTCTTCTTCAAATCAATGACCATCGGATCGCCACCGACGAGATTGCTCTCACTCGCGCAAAGAAAGTCCCACGTATCGACGGTAAAACCGCGCTTCAGCAGCTTGAATTTTTCGGACCAGCGGTAAGGATCAGACGTCGCGTAGTGAACCGCACGAATCGCTGCATCCACCTTCAGGCTCATCCACGGCGTGTCGCCCGTGGTCTTCCACGCCGTGTAGATGCTTTCGATTAGATACGCTTCCACGTGATTCTCGACCGGCGCACGACGCAGGAGCAGGCGGCCATTCTCAATCCGTCGCACGAAGCCACCGTAGCCAAACCGGCGCTCCCAGTCAGTCTCTGCAGGCGTACATGGCTCGAAGTTCTCCCACACCATTCCGTCTTCGCGCTGATTCGCCATATAGAAATCGATGCTCGACTTCACCTCGGGCCAGAAGTAACGCATGCCTTTCAGGGTGTTCGTGTTGTCCATCACCCAGGTGTTGAAACCGGTGTACAGCGCGTCGCCGTTACGAACGGCGCTGACCGGACCATCGCTGAACATCGTCCATTCA
This Granulicella aggregans DNA region includes the following protein-coding sequences:
- a CDS encoding type II toxin-antitoxin system Phd/YefM family antitoxin — protein: MGTWGVAQAKAQFSEVIEKAMTEGPQEVTKSGKDAVVIVSKKQWLERAKPKQSAADFWLNSPLRGSGIKLKPIKGKFGEVEF